Sequence from the Drosophila subpulchrella strain 33 F10 #4 breed RU33 chromosome 3R, RU_Dsub_v1.1 Primary Assembly, whole genome shotgun sequence genome:
TACAAGATACAAAATCGCGATAAAAGGCAACCCAAAGCGGAAATTGCAAACATCCCAATTTGTTTTTAGCAAATGTCAAATGATGTTGATAGGGAAAATGGCGGCGATAGTCGAAAGCGAACCAAATTGGCTGTCATTAGTTGGCATAAGCTGAATTCGGGTGTGGAAGTGACTTTCCTCTGGGATCTAGTGACACCACCCCGCCATATCTCATCGTATACCATGTACCATACCATACAGTTATGCTCTAATTAGACCACACAATCGTAACCACGCAAACACACAAAGTCGGCCACACATATGCACGCACACACAGGAGTCCAAAGCTCGCTCTCATCGTGCATTACAAATTGGGGGACCACCTTTAATTCCACTACCCCATACTCACCTGCTCCACCTGCTCCTTCTTTGTATTGCAACTGCCAAGTGCCTGGCACTTCACCACTAACGAATTAAAAGACGAGGGGGACAGAGGGGGAATTAGAGCGGGAGGAGTCATGCAAGGGAAAAGCACGTAAAAAACgtgaaaaaatattaacaaaCAGGGGGGTACGTTTGCTTGGGAACCGAATCCTGAAATACCTTTACGGATTTTAGTATATCAAAAGGAATAgctaatatatacatatgtacggAATGGATGATAGATGGATAGCTtaggaaaatatatatttcattatATAATGTTTCCAGTTCTGTCCGATTGTAATTAATATATGATTATTTCAATTTAATGATCGTGGGAGATTCGAAAGGTTATCTAAATAGTAACCAAATGGTATACTAAATTGGGTTTTCCGACTATTGTaactaaatgtatttttaattaaaaaataagaaataatgATTATCTGTCCGCAATATAAATATGTTCTcaagaaaaaaaacatatgtttcttacaaatgattttataaaactaatattaaaCATCACTATATCAcataaacaattaaaatgggttttagaaatatttatatatattgtaatcacctcaaaaaaaagtatgaAAGTCTGAGTAAAGTATTATATCTTATAACAGCACATAATATGAGATTGTTATGGgtaataaatatataccttGGCTCGACCGCCTTTCAAAGTAGAAATACCTTTTCCGATATACTGCCCTTTTGTCCCTTCAAACGGTTCCATTTAAGTGAATTATACCTTTCGCGAGGGTATAAAGACACAACAAAATGTTCACCATTATTATTTTCCTGGCGCTTGTTACATACATATTATGCCACTGCTGTTGTTtctgtagttgttgctgtttcttttctgtattattattattttacgCGCATGCATAAATTCCAGCGAGAAACGAAGCGAGTGCAGTAAAGAAGGAACAAATGCTGTTTGTTTGCCTTATTATTGCAGTGGAATGGCCAGGGGCGGTGGAGAAAGGGGGGCTGGCAAAGGGGGTGGGGTCTTGAAGGTGGGTAGGTGTGTGTTATTGCAACAGTAAACACACAaagcaaacaacaacaaagacaTAAAAGTTGAAATTAAAGTAAAACGGCGGGGGGCAAGGGGGGTGAAAAGTGTGGCTGCTTGTTAGTCCGACAAACCGGAAGTGACTCACACATATGTATACATGTACATACAAACAGCGTTTACTTTCAACGGAAGCTTCAAGTGCAGTGCAGCTTTTCTTCTTTGTTTGGGcccttttatatttttttaccttGCCTACAAAGTGAAACAAACGTTTGTGGGTGAAAATTCTGGTGTTGGAAAATCTAAACATTTACAAAATTCTCAACCAATTCCACTTATCTCTCCACTAATTGGTAAATATTTCCGATTTGTggtgtataaatatttgaaaatttgtaaatttcaTTTACATACGCTTAGTTATCATAAATCCACTCTGGGAAAACAGCAACATAATTGGCAGTCCAGAGATAATTGAGTGGCCTCCAGAAGCGGCACCCTGCTGGGCCCATTAAAACGCAGTTAGTTTTCAATTTTCCCAGGCAGGAATTTGATGCGCTCATTAGCATCGAGTGACCCTTGGTCAAACGCCCGCTTtgaacagcagcaacatccaaTTGAGAGCACCCTCTCGACAAGGAAATTAATGGACGCAGTGATCCCATTCAGGATATTCCGGGATAGGGGCTTCATTTTGTCGATTCTGTTTCGCTTGAAAGGGGGATGCTTTTCAGATCCTTGGGGTCTAACTAGCCATCAGCTTTTCCCAACAATCAGCTTCAATTTAGGCAAAAACTTAAATAGTACACACAAAAAAGTTGTGGGTAAAAGTTACCAATACAGATAGTTACgtaactataaaaaaagttACGTTTTGGTGCTGTGTATTTGCATTGGTTACTGTTTAATAGTAAAACCACTATTAAAAAGTAAGTCGTTGGTAGGACTGACAATTCTTCAACTATTATATTGGTAATTTTGACCCAATAGAATATTTTGTGTAGTGCACCCAACTAATTGGTTTCACAAAAAAGTACTCTATGCATATTGTTACAGTGGTTGAATCCATACACTTTATTGTTTTCCCATAAATTCTCTGTGGTTTTCAGTCATTTAATTTATAGGCATTAAGAGTAGACCCATTAATGACTTCTCTGTTTCTGATGGACCTATTTGGGTATCTggagtaaaatatttaatggtGTCTCTGTTCGTGATAGACCAATTTCACTTTAAgcttcaattatttttttactaACCCGCCGAAGTGAAAGCATACATATtgctaaaattaaaattcggTTTGGTGTTTCATCTAAGTGTTTCCTTCTCaggcttaaatattttacttggTCTTCCATAAACTCTCACTCATAAaccccccacacacacacacactaaaCAAATAGCAATAAAAGCGGAAAAATAATCAGGTTTACGGCTGCTCCTCCGGAATCTGCTCCTGCTGCGGTTGGATGGATGCCACAGCTCACCGGAGTGCCCTTCAGGCATCTGTTGTTCTGCCACCGACGCCGAAAAGTTTGCCACTAAACAGAAATTACCCATACGCCGCGTGGGCCGTCGATTGAGATGGGCGCAGAAAGCAGGGGCGGCGGGAGATACCCCCTCCTCCTCTGAGGTGAGGCACGATGCTCCGGTTTTCAAAGGCACATAAATCTGCAACTTGTGGCGCATAAACAAGCTGTCGGTTCGGCTAGTCAGGCAACTAAGCAAATTTCGTGGCTTTCTGATCCTTGTGAAACACTCTAAAATGCATTATCAGCCAATAAACCATCTTGCCATTTCACACAGCACCAAAAATGGGGCAAAgatatatttcttagaatCAATACATGATATTTTTGACTTTTGCGCACGAAAGGTATCCTTCCTATCGATTTTTGATGTGGACCAAGatttatttaatcttaaaatctcaaaatCGACATGAAATTCGAAAAATCGTTTCAAAATACAAATTCGATTTTAATTTCTAgttaaaaatcaaaatcaagacTGTTTTTAAGTCAATTTCAAATCTcttcaacttaaaaaaaaagagagctCTTTCGTAGTTTTTTCAAGAACATTCCTTCTCAAATAAGTGAGAAGCCGAATTTCCATTCGATCTTCGTTTTTCTCATTACCAATTTATCTGGTTGTATTTCCAGTCAGATTTCCTGGTAACACAAGTTACTAGGGCAATAAAAAGAACACCttccattaaaaaaatattaatatgtaTATTAGCTTTACAACCTAAAATATATGATGTTATATCTAAAAGATACTGATTTAATAATGTTGTCTCCCTTCTTGTATTACTTACAGGAATCCCTAACCATAATCATGCCACCCACCGAACTAAAGAGACTGGTCTTGCTCGTGGTCATCGTTACCATCACCTTGACGATTGGAGCCGGAGGAGTCCTGGGCGAGAGTTCGTCCAGCTGTGGACCCAAATTCCCGGCGGCGTGCAGCTGCGGCAACGAGTTGTACGAGAGTGAAACTCAGTATGTGGTGAACTGCACGAATGCGGGACTGGTGAACACCAGTGTGCTGGAGTTCATGCCCGACCAGGTGGAGGTGCTGATCTTCACGGGCAACCGGATCACCGAGCTGCCGTGGAACGTCTTCGGGAGCATCAACAACTACAAGCAGCTGCGCATCGTGGACATGAGCAGCAATCACATCCGCGAGATACGCGGCAAGAGCTACCATCATGTGCCGCGCGTGGAGCGCCTGATCCTGAACCACAACAATTTGAGTATCTCACGGTTCGAGGACGAGGTCAACCATCATCATCCGCGTGTCTTCTCGAATTTTATCAACCTACAGAGTCTGCATCTAACGGATGCCTTTGAGGACAACAGCTCGCCGCAGCTGAGCGAGGATCTGCACGACATCTTCGTCAACAGCCAGCTGGTGAAGCTGCAGAAGCTCCATCTGGAGCAGAACGAGATCACGCACTTCAAGGATCGCAATGTCTTCTGTGATCTGCCCTCGCTGCGTGACCTTCACCTTGGGGATAATGGCCTGAGTGACCTTAACTTCGAGGTGCGCTGCCTGAACAATCTGCGCTTCCTCGATCTGGAGCGCAATAAGTTCACCTTTGTGAAGCCCACGGATTTAAGGGTGCTAAACGAACTGGAGGAGCGTCCCAATCGCACGGCCAATCTGATTGTGGACTTCAATCTCAATCCCTTTGTGTGCGACTGCCGCATCGCTCCGTTCCGCACGTGGATACCCAGCACCCAGGTGACGGTGCGCAACAAGGACAGCCTGACGTGCACCCACACGTCGGGCAAGTCGGCCGCCCACCTGCTGCAGATGGACATGGGTCAGTGTGCGGATGCCATGGCCGCCGCTGCCACGATCCTGAACACCGCCGAGGAGGAGCAGCGCTATGGCGGTGCGGAGGCGGCGTCCATCCAATCGGAGGCCCACATCAGCGGACACACGGCCACTCTGATCTTCCTGCTGATCGTGCTCAGCATGATCCTGCTGGGACTCCTGGTGGCCCTGGTCTACGTCAGTCGGGACAAGTTGAAGTACATGATAACGCCGGTGTTCGACAACGTGGCCAAGAAGGTGCAGTACACATCGATCAAGGACGAGGACTGCCCGGAGGTGCATGTTTAGGAGAATCATCTTAGTACTTCACCCACAGGATCAACACAAAAGTACATAGAAGGGGGAGGAATAAAGCCCggttttcacattcaaatccAATCAAAATGCCATTCACAAAATTCGTTAACACCCATACGAGTTCCTGCTATTTCAATTAGACTCCTTAATttgaaaatgcattttcttAATCAGCAGCTTCAAAGGGATTTTAAAATTCGCATAGGATAAATATATAACCGGGCTTATATCCTCAGTTTTCAGATTTTTGCCATTCGCGTTACGCAAAACGTGTGCCATTCACAGCGGAAGGGTAAGAGGATACAGTTGAGGAAACAATTGGATCATATTAAAGTCCTAACCCGAAATCAGGACTCCAGCCTCTTGTTTCGTAGTACTTAAGCCAATTGTTGCATTTAACAGCGGATGAAATGTGGCCACAAGAATTACTGCAACACAACCACATAACACAGACAACACACAATTTCGTTAGTTTTAGCGGTTTTCTAACTTAACCTTAAGTCAGTTATGCTTTCTATGAGTTCCACACAAAGGAATCGTACGAGAGGAGAAGGCAAAGCGGGCCTGTAACAACCGATTTGACCACacatatatagtgacatatatatatatagaaacagacacatatatatacatgcATATATCGTAACAAACACTTTAGTGTTATCTGTGATTTAAGTTTAGTAGCTTTACTTTGTTGAAACTCTGCAGATCGAACATTTGAAATCgaaattggtcaaaaacaaACTTTAATTCTTTTTATAGCATAACAGATAATTCTACACTTAACGATATGTAAAATGTTTCGATGCTTACTATGTTATTAATCAATTAATTTGTCAATTATACTAGCTATACGATGATTTCATCCTTCATTAACTACCATTAACaagcattttttataaataaactttTGAAAAATGGAGGAGGATGTGTTATTCTTTTTGGAAAGTGGGGGAAGACATTGGATCATAACTATTTAAGTGAtaagtttttcaaaatatagtaaatttgagaaaaaaaatttggtggttataaattttgaatttgaatttcgaTAGCTATTGCCAAACTAGTCATAATCGATATCGATACATTCGTGCGTGACTCTTGGTGCCAGCCCTGGTTTCCGATGTCGATAACAGCAGGCAACAGTTGTTTTCCCGCCCTATAAAATAATTATctatttattgtttattttgtgAGTTTGTTGTGTTTTGTTGCTAAAAACCAAGGTGTTTTGGAAGTTgtagtaaatatttaaaatagtcTAAATTTAGAGTATACTCTGAAATATCTAATAATGTGTTTGGGGGTCAAGGTCACAATGGGAATTAAGTTCCCTTCGAAAACTTATCAGTTAATTAAAATTGGAAGACCTTTTGTACTTCCAACAAACACTTGGCAATGTTCTTATTTATTGCAGCTGTTTCTGGGTGAATATCAGTTCCATTAAGATTTTGCATTATAAACTCTCCAcgtatttgtttgtttgcatatTACTTTGTGCAAGTGTGCGTGAGCGCTTTAAACAAAATCGTATCGCATATAGATATTCCGCTAGTCTAATCACAATTCAGTGCCATTATGCAACGTCACCGCGCATTGCAGGGCTCCAGCATTTAAGACCAGGAATTGCATTTAACCAGTGATATTTTATTGTAACACTTAAGATCATACCAAAGCGCGAGACAGACAGGCAAAGTGCGTGCTTATCGCACAATAAACAATCCAAACACGCGGTGATAAGGGATCATTTTCAGTCAGTTACTAAAGTCACCTTCTTACAGATGCTCCGCAGCTGCCGCTTAACCCTCGCCGCCGCCAAGAGAAGCCTCCGGGATCAGTTCCAGTTGCAAGTCCTTCGTCACCACCAAACCGCCAGCAAGATGGAGAAATTCGATCTTCCCCAGCGATTGCAGGGCAGCACGCCCAGTGTTTGGAACGAGTACATTGCCCTGGCCATGCAGTACAAGCCCTTGAACTTGGGTCAGGGTTTTCCCGATGATGCTGCCCCCGAGTATGTGACCCACTCGCTGGCAGACATTGCCAAGGACGAGAATCCCCTCCTGCATCAGTACACTCGCGGCTATGGCCACGTTCGCCTGGTCAATGCACTCTCCAAGTTGTACAGCGGTCTTGTCGGCCAGCAGCTGAATCCCCTCAGCGACATCCTCATAACCTCCGGCGCCTACGAGGCTCTCTACTCCACCATCATGGGTCATGTGGATGTGGGCGATGAGGTCATTATCATTGAACCCTTCTTCGACTGCTACGAACCCATGGTCAAGATGGCAGGCGGTGTGCCACGTTTTATTCCCCTGAAGTTGGTTGGTAACCTtatggaaaaacaaaaactagaTCCTGTACTTAAACGCTCATATTTTAGCGCAAGACAGAAGGTCCCATTAGCTCGGCGGACTGGGTGCTGGACGATGCCGAATTTGAGAGTCTTTTCAACTCCAAAACCAAGATGATTATACTGAACACACCCCACAATCCCATTGGAAAGGTCTTCAACCGGCAGGAGCTGGAACGAATTGCCGAGCTCTGCCGCAAGTGGAACGTGCTGTGCGTCTCGGACGAGGTGTACGAGTGGCTAGTCTTCGATGGAGCAGAGCATATCCGCATCTGCACGCTGCCGGGCATGTGGGACCGCACCATCACTTTGGGTTCCGCTGGCAAGACCTTCTCAGTGACCGGCTGGAAGATCGGATGGGCCTACGGTCCCGCCCCGCTGATTCGCAACCTGCAGATGGTGCACCAGAACTCTGTGTACACCTGTCCCACGCCTCTGCAAGAGGGTGTGGCGCGCAGCTTTGAGGTGGAACTGGCGCGACTGGGACAGCCGGAAAGCTATTTCCTCAGCCTGCCGCGCGAGCTGAAGGAGAAGCGCGACTTCATGGCCAAGTTCCTGTCCGAGGCAGGCATGCGTCCAACCATTCCCGAGGGCGGCTACTTCATGCTGGCCGACTGGTCGCCGCTCACGGACAAGGTCGATCTGAGCTCGGAGCCCGACAAGCATCGGGACTACAAGTTCACCAAGTGGATGACCAAGAACATGGGCCTGCAGGGCATCCCGCCGAGCGCCTTCTACAGCGAGCCCAACAAGCCTCTGGGCGAGAACTTTGTGCGCTACTGCTTCATCAAGAAGCAGGAGAACCTGGACAAAGCAGCCGAGCTGCTCTCCAAATGGAAATAGTCAACGGCCGGACAATAAACGATTCGCTAtcaattgttttgtttatctGGGATTGTCGGAATGCAGTCCCCTAACCTGGGCATTACGTAAGCGAAAAGGGCAAAACAACCTAGTGCTGGTGTGGTAGCCTTACTCCAATCTCCATTTATTATCAATCCAACAACATGTTCATCCGCACCATACAGTGGATGTGTTAGCTAGTGTGTCGCTGTAGCGTTTGTATCGGGTTTTCTCAATTTTTTGTGTGGGTTTAAACTAGAGTACTCCGCTTAGGCATCGTACACGGACTTCAGGGCCAGCTCGGGCTTGTCGTAGCCCAGCTCCTCGATGGTGGGAATGCCCAGCTCCTGCAGCGTGGGAGTGATCTTCTCCAGCAAGTAGGGATAAAGGGTGGCCTTCTGGTCGCCGCACTTGTCCTTGCATCCCTCCAGCCACCTGATGGCCAAAGCGATGTCGTTGACGCGACGGGTGGCACGGAGACCGGCCTCGATGACCTTGGGGCTGGGCACCAGATCCATGCCCAGCAGGTCGTTCATGCCCTTGCGGATCTCCCAGCCGTCGATGCCCTCGCGGCTGAAGTACTTCTCGTAGCGCTTGTCGAACTCCTCCGCCGATTCCTCGGTGCCGTGCAGGCAGCGGACGGCGGCCACGCGCGACGAGTTGCCGATGAGGCCGCTGCGCATAGCGCTAGCCAGGTTACGGGCCGTGATGCTCAACATGCTGCCAGAAAAATGCTATTTAATTGCGAAAATTTGGTTAAGTAACAGCTCGGACTCACTTTTCTTGTTCTTGCTACTTTTCACACGGGTATGACAGATCTGAGTTGGGGGGTGGCAACGCTGACCAGGGATGGGATACGTACGTATGACAAACTAGCCAAGACAGCAACCACAAACCAAAAGATAGAtttggtatatatatatacctatattTGGTATATTTTGAAGAAACACAAATGGTATATTTCCCAGAACCGGATGGTATTATTATTCGCCAACTGTGCGACCACACTGGTGCTctctacaaaaaaaaagaggaaactCTCTGAAAAAATCGCGTGAATAGCCGATTTAATTAATGCAAACAGAATAAATAGCAAGTTGCTGCAGTACAGAAAAAGGTAAACCAAACGAGCCGCCTTCACGTGCCTCATTTGCAAACGTAGACATTACGTACGAGCCCTGCAAAATGCCATGCGCGTTTTGGGGGTGACTAGAAATCAAAATGGCGTACGCGGTGCAAAAAAAAGGCAGCAAGCGTCGCAGTTGAGAAGAGAAAAATCACCGGCTGAAAAAGCGCATTTTCCGAATTAATAGTTTATACTACTCGGAACTAGTAAACCGATCGAATAAACTCTTTCCACAACCACTTCCGACAACTGATACATCCGGTTTGTAACAATTTGCAGACAAAGAGCGAGCGAGcgaacgaaaaaaaaaatggccaACGCAGACGTGCAGTTCAACTACGGCCAGCAGGGAAATGGCGAAAACTTCAATGACGACAGCAGCCAGCAGCAGGATGACGACGACCAGTTCGACGGCGATGGCAACGTCAAGATCGAGAATGTCGGCGAGAGCCCCAAGTTCGTCCGGCTGCGCGGTCTTCCCTGGTCCGCCACGCACAAGGAGATCCTCGACTTCCTGGAGAACGTCAACGTCACCAATGGCTCGGCGGGCATCCATCTGGTCACCAGTCGCGTCGACGGCAAGAACACCGGCGAGGCCTACGTGGAGGTGGCCAGCCAGGAGGACGTCGAGGAGGCGCGCAAGCTGAACAAGGCCAGCATGGGCCATCGCTACATTGAGGGTTGGTTTGGTTCCCACGGGGGTTGACTGTACCTAGGTCTTAGCCAAGGCAGCCAACTATAGGCCTATATCATATACTTAGTCTTTTAATAAGCTCGTTGGAGTTTGTGCATAGTTTTGTCATATGCAGGAGATTAATTAGATCAACTACTCTCATGGGTTCATTGGCCTTTCCATCTAATACATAATACAGACGCAGAAATTACTAGTTTATACATTAGAACACATTTTTTGTTAACttatttaaagatattttcaCAAAACTGCACTTTGATTATTAAGATATTTTGCCGGGTCTTGAAAAAATAAcctaaaaatttgttttagagcTATTATTGTGTTGTATGTAGGTTTCTTTCATTCTTAATCATTTATTTTGTGGTTATACACGTTGTTATTATCTTTATTTCTAATCAGatgttaataattattaatatatataggTACTGCCAAGGGCTATCAGCTGTGATTAGTAACAAGCTATGAATGTAGCCCATTGCATTTGTAAGATTGCTTCTGCAATACTCTACCTTCAACTCTAGTAACAAACTTATTTATATTCCTTCCTTTAGTTTTCACCGCCACACCGAAGGAGGCAAAGGAAGCCATGCGTAAGATCAGCGGGCACGGCACTGCCTTCGTTGTAAAGCTCCGGGGTCTGCCCTATGCCGTCACCGAACAGCAAATCGAGGAGTTCTTCTCTGGTGAGTGCCCCTGCTCTGTCCCTTTTTCCACTTTAATAGGAACATGGAGCAAAGACAGTGGTTGACCGCATGTATTTTCTTTTTGCACTTCGTTGAGATATGGCCTACGGTCCCCCTTCATCTACACTTTTCATATCAATTACACATGCGCTTCAACAAAACATATTTTCGGGCTAAAATTGCAGGCCCTTGCATTTGTGTGTAATGGGTACTCGGCGGTCCCCACGCAGCTCCTTCCACAGTCAACGGCTGAACGTTGACGCGGTCACGTCCGCAGGTCCGATAAATCATTAATTCATTGGTCACATATGTAACCCAGTTTACCTGGTTAAATTCACGATCATTATTTACCCCCTCCTTTTAACTGAGCTTCTTTCAACGTCTACGAGTTACAGGAGCTAAGTTTTGTAATAACTTGTGGTCCGGGCATCTCGATTGCAACATTTCCCATCTTGCTTGCAGTTCGTGCTGCGACTGCAAGacccttttttatttaagcaaCTGATTTGCTGAAGCCTGCGATGCAGGAACCAAACTATAACACTTATCAACCTCTGTATTTCTGTTTCTCTATCTAAGCTTAATCTTgcataatgtatatatatgaaatctatatatttgtataaatcTTTGTTGGTTATCGTCATGGGCAGGGTTGGAAATCAAAACGGATCGGGAGGGCATACTTTTTGTTATGGACAGAAGGGGTCGTGCAACTGGGGAAGCTTTTGTTCAGTTCGAAAGCCAGGACGACACTGAGCAAGCCTTGGGCCGAAATCGGGAAAAAATTGGGCACAGGTGGGTTTCTAATTCATCATATCTTCTACAACCAAACAgctgaaattaaaaaacattaaGTGGTAATCGATTGCAAACTTGTTGAAACACACAAGTGAAAATACAACACCAATTTTCCATAGATTATTca
This genomic interval carries:
- the LOC119555573 gene encoding kynurenine--oxoglutarate transaminase 3, with the translated sequence MLRSCRLTLAAAKRSLRDQFQLQVLRHHQTASKMEKFDLPQRLQGSTPSVWNEYIALAMQYKPLNLGQGFPDDAAPEYVTHSLADIAKDENPLLHQYTRGYGHVRLVNALSKLYSGLVGQQLNPLSDILITSGAYEALYSTIMGHVDVGDEVIIIEPFFDCYEPMVKMAGGVPRFIPLKLRKTEGPISSADWVLDDAEFESLFNSKTKMIILNTPHNPIGKVFNRQELERIAELCRKWNVLCVSDEVYEWLVFDGAEHIRICTLPGMWDRTITLGSAGKTFSVTGWKIGWAYGPAPLIRNLQMVHQNSVYTCPTPLQEGVARSFEVELARLGQPESYFLSLPRELKEKRDFMAKFLSEAGMRPTIPEGGYFMLADWSPLTDKVDLSSEPDKHRDYKFTKWMTKNMGLQGIPPSAFYSEPNKPLGENFVRYCFIKKQENLDKAAELLSKWK
- the LOC119555584 gene encoding cytochrome c oxidase subunit 5A, mitochondrial, which codes for MLSITARNLASAMRSGLIGNSSRVAAVRCLHGTEESAEEFDKRYEKYFSREGIDGWEIRKGMNDLLGMDLVPSPKVIEAGLRATRRVNDIALAIRWLEGCKDKCGDQKATLYPYLLEKITPTLQELGIPTIEELGYDKPELALKSVYDA
- the LOC119562872 gene encoding trophoblast glycoprotein — translated: MPPTELKRLVLLVVIVTITLTIGAGGVLGESSSSCGPKFPAACSCGNELYESETQYVVNCTNAGLVNTSVLEFMPDQVEVLIFTGNRITELPWNVFGSINNYKQLRIVDMSSNHIREIRGKSYHHVPRVERLILNHNNLSISRFEDEVNHHHPRVFSNFINLQSLHLTDAFEDNSSPQLSEDLHDIFVNSQLVKLQKLHLEQNEITHFKDRNVFCDLPSLRDLHLGDNGLSDLNFEVRCLNNLRFLDLERNKFTFVKPTDLRVLNELEERPNRTANLIVDFNLNPFVCDCRIAPFRTWIPSTQVTVRNKDSLTCTHTSGKSAAHLLQMDMGQCADAMAAAATILNTAEEEQRYGGAEAASIQSEAHISGHTATLIFLLIVLSMILLGLLVALVYVSRDKLKYMITPVFDNVAKKVQYTSIKDEDCPEVHV